From the Burkholderia glumae LMG 2196 = ATCC 33617 genome, one window contains:
- a CDS encoding ketoacyl-ACP synthase III — MAARATILDIASHLPAMVLGNDALAALYPEWPAEKILAKTGIRERRVAADDETASDLAFEAARRLFAQGSVRADEIDFVILCTQAPDYVLPASACVLQHRLGIPTHAGAFDVNLGCSGYVYGLSLAKGLIETGAARCVLLLTADTYSKYLHPLDKSVRTLFGDGATATAIGLDERAADAEAEHIGPFVFGTDGRGAQNLIVRAGLFREPRSAKSAREHEDASGNVRTDEHLYMNGAEVMAFSLAEVPRAADRLLERACLTRDDIDCFVLHQANRFMLEALRKKMKVPEDRFPILMEYTGNTVSSTLPLALEQLRGEGRLARGTRAMLLGFGVGYSWAGCLLNC, encoded by the coding sequence ATGGCCGCACGCGCCACGATCCTCGACATCGCGAGCCACCTGCCCGCCATGGTGCTCGGCAACGACGCGCTCGCGGCGCTGTACCCGGAGTGGCCGGCCGAGAAGATCCTCGCCAAGACCGGGATACGCGAGCGACGCGTGGCGGCCGACGACGAGACCGCCTCGGACCTCGCGTTCGAGGCCGCGCGGCGGCTGTTCGCTCAGGGCAGCGTGCGCGCCGACGAGATCGATTTCGTGATCCTCTGCACCCAGGCTCCCGACTACGTGCTGCCGGCCTCCGCCTGCGTGCTGCAGCACCGGCTCGGGATTCCGACCCACGCCGGCGCGTTCGACGTGAATCTCGGCTGCTCGGGCTATGTGTACGGGCTGTCGCTCGCCAAAGGGCTGATCGAGACGGGTGCGGCGCGCTGTGTGCTGCTGCTGACTGCCGATACCTATTCGAAGTACCTGCACCCGCTCGACAAGAGCGTGCGCACGCTGTTCGGCGACGGCGCGACGGCCACCGCGATCGGCTTGGACGAGCGAGCGGCCGACGCCGAGGCCGAGCACATCGGCCCGTTCGTGTTTGGCACCGACGGGCGCGGCGCGCAGAACCTGATCGTGCGCGCCGGGCTATTCCGCGAGCCGCGCAGCGCCAAGAGCGCTCGCGAGCACGAGGATGCCTCCGGCAACGTGCGCACCGACGAGCATCTCTACATGAACGGCGCCGAGGTGATGGCGTTCTCGCTCGCAGAGGTGCCGCGCGCGGCTGACCGGCTGCTCGAACGCGCTTGCCTCACGCGCGACGACATCGACTGCTTCGTGCTGCACCAGGCGAACCGGTTTATGCTCGAGGCGCTGCGCAAGAAAATGAAAGTTCCCGAGGATCGCTTCCCGATCCTCATGGAGTACACCGGCAACACGGTATCGTCGACGCTGCCGCTCGCGCTCGAGCAGTTGCGCGGCGAAGGCCGGCTCGCACGCGGCACGCGCGCCATGCTGCTCGGATTCGGCGTCGGCTACTCTTGGGCCGGCTGTCTGTTGAACTGTTAG
- a CDS encoding DNA-3-methyladenine glycosylase I, with amino-acid sequence MGKRCNWVRTEADAHYHDTEWGRPSRDDRHLFEMLILEGAQAGLSWSTILNKRENYRAAFANFDADAVARFTPAQVEALMQNPGIVRNRLKIESAIANARAVQRIRAEHGSLAVFLWSFVGDTPVQNGWHSYRDAPASTEASDALSKALKRYGCKFVGSTICYALMQAIGMVNDHEFDCPCRAACAALGKPAATAARGAASPAAGAANTTRTASRPGAERPAAKPKRTASAA; translated from the coding sequence ATGGGTAAACGCTGCAACTGGGTCCGCACGGAGGCCGACGCGCATTATCACGACACTGAATGGGGGCGCCCGTCGCGCGACGATCGCCATCTGTTCGAAATGCTGATCCTCGAAGGCGCGCAGGCCGGCCTGTCGTGGTCGACGATTCTGAACAAGCGCGAGAACTATCGCGCCGCGTTCGCGAACTTCGACGCCGACGCGGTGGCCCGCTTCACGCCGGCCCAGGTCGAGGCGCTGATGCAGAACCCGGGCATCGTGCGCAACCGCCTGAAGATCGAATCGGCGATCGCCAATGCGCGCGCGGTCCAGCGCATCCGCGCGGAGCACGGCTCGCTCGCCGTGTTCCTGTGGTCGTTCGTCGGCGACACGCCGGTGCAGAACGGCTGGCATTCGTATCGCGACGCGCCGGCCTCGACCGAGGCGTCCGACGCGCTCAGCAAGGCGCTCAAGCGCTACGGCTGCAAATTCGTCGGCTCGACGATCTGCTACGCGCTGATGCAGGCGATCGGGATGGTCAACGACCACGAATTCGACTGCCCCTGCCGGGCCGCCTGCGCGGCGCTCGGCAAGCCGGCCGCCACGGCGGCCAGGGGCGCGGCCAGCCCGGCGGCCGGGGCGGCAAACACAACAAGAACGGCCAGCCGGCCCGGCGCCGAGCGGCCCGCCGCGAAGCCGAAGAGGACCGCCTCCGCGGCCTGA
- a CDS encoding flagellin, translated as MLGINTNVNSLVAQQNLNGSQSALSQAITRLSSGNRINSAADDAAGLAIATRMQTQINGLNQGVQNTNDAVSLIQTTSSQLSSLTSSLQRISTLATQAATGTLSSSDQAAAEKEVAQQIQEVNRIAAQTNFNGKNLLDGSAGIVTFQIGANVGQTVSLDLSQSLSAAKIGGGLVQSGTNVGTIQNMSLDANGAATTAAQPAITSVNVLSDGKGGFTFTDQNGQALSTTAVGAIFTTGTAAGTGTAVTNLTLATGATSGMTTAQASAAANMISQINSVNAPPTVSSLNINNATSANQAIVSVANALSTINNLQATLGATQNRLQGIAQTQQANSTNLSSAQSQIQSADFAQETAALSKAQVLQQAGISVLAQANSLPQQVLKLLQ; from the coding sequence ATGCTCGGTATTAATACTAATGTCAACTCGCTGGTCGCTCAGCAAAACCTGAACGGCTCGCAGAGCGCTCTGTCGCAAGCCATCACGCGCCTGTCGTCGGGCAACCGCATCAACAGCGCCGCTGACGATGCCGCCGGTCTGGCGATCGCCACGCGCATGCAAACGCAGATCAACGGCCTGAACCAGGGCGTGCAGAACACCAACGACGCCGTCTCGCTGATCCAGACGACGTCGAGCCAGCTCTCGTCGCTGACGAGCAGCCTGCAGCGTATCAGCACGCTGGCGACGCAAGCGGCCACCGGCACGCTGTCGTCGAGCGACCAGGCTGCGGCCGAGAAGGAAGTGGCCCAGCAGATCCAGGAAGTGAACCGGATTGCTGCGCAAACGAACTTCAACGGCAAGAACCTGCTCGACGGTTCGGCCGGGATCGTGACGTTCCAGATCGGCGCGAACGTCGGCCAGACGGTCAGCCTGGACCTGAGCCAAAGCCTGTCGGCGGCGAAGATCGGCGGTGGCCTGGTGCAATCGGGCACCAACGTCGGCACGATCCAGAACATGAGCCTCGACGCGAACGGCGCGGCCACCACGGCGGCACAACCGGCCATCACCTCGGTCAACGTGCTGTCGGACGGCAAGGGCGGCTTCACGTTCACGGATCAGAACGGCCAAGCACTGAGCACGACGGCAGTCGGCGCGATCTTCACGACGGGCACGGCAGCCGGCACGGGTACGGCGGTCACGAACCTGACGCTCGCCACCGGCGCCACCAGCGGCATGACGACGGCCCAGGCCAGCGCGGCGGCCAACATGATCTCGCAGATCAACTCGGTGAACGCACCGCCGACCGTGTCGAGCCTGAACATCAACAACGCGACGAGCGCCAACCAGGCCATCGTGTCGGTCGCCAACGCGCTGTCCACCATCAACAACCTGCAGGCCACGCTCGGTGCGACCCAGAACCGTCTGCAAGGCATCGCGCAGACGCAGCAGGCCAACTCGACGAACCTGTCGTCGGCGCAATCGCAGATCCAGAGCGCGGACTTCGCGCAGGAAACGGCGGCGCTGAGCAAGGCGCAGGTGCTGCAACAGGCCGGTATCTCGGTGCTGGCACAAGCCAACTCGCTGCCGCAGCAGGTTCTGAAGCTGCTGCAGTAA
- a CDS encoding flagellar protein FliT gives MEQHTLVSQVLAMTHDIERAVRLADWASVERLVAARNPYLMSIEAEQSPESLLMIREIQAIDAAVLAESTQTRDELQVEYRSAIERVNAARQYSQTAAALHY, from the coding sequence ATGGAACAGCACACCCTGGTAAGCCAGGTCCTGGCGATGACGCACGACATCGAGCGCGCGGTGCGCCTGGCCGACTGGGCCAGCGTCGAGCGGCTGGTGGCGGCACGCAACCCCTACCTGATGTCGATCGAGGCCGAGCAGTCGCCCGAGAGCCTGCTGATGATCCGCGAGATCCAGGCCATCGACGCGGCCGTGCTCGCCGAATCGACGCAGACGCGCGACGAGCTGCAGGTCGAATACCGCAGCGCGATCGAGCGCGTCAACGCGGCTCGCCAGTACAGCCAGACCGCCGCCGCGCTGCACTATTGA
- a CDS encoding acyl carrier protein: MNAFYEGLAEVFEIDTAEVSPALVLADYNWDSLAIVSTIALADDCFGVLLNGQALGNCQTVADIEALIAAQKG, encoded by the coding sequence ATGAACGCATTCTACGAAGGGCTCGCGGAAGTCTTTGAAATCGACACCGCCGAGGTGTCCCCCGCACTGGTACTCGCCGATTACAACTGGGATTCGCTCGCGATCGTCTCGACCATCGCGCTGGCCGACGACTGCTTCGGCGTGCTGCTCAACGGCCAGGCGCTCGGCAACTGCCAGACCGTGGCCGACATCGAAGCGCTGATCGCGGCGCAGAAGGGCTGA
- the fliD gene encoding flagellar filament capping protein FliD, with the protein MSTISSSTSQASNNQLSSNAALQEAAQSIISGSTGNTGLNVTTLVTALVNSKTAAQASLLSTAIAQNQNKSQAYTALQTALTTLQSSLTTLSDGSFAQTFTATASGTGLTATAGSGAVAGTYQIGVTQIAQSQSLSSPAFGANKQLGAGTLTLSINGKSSTVNINSNNNTLAGIKDAINNASDNPGVTATIVNGADGAHLVLSSANSGAANAISVSVNATTDNGLSELGVTSKSSTTGGQSTITSAGTTAATSWTQSTAAQDAQFTVGGIANSSATNTVTSAIAGVTLNLTQAAVSTATPATTQTLTIAADTTKQTAAITTFVQNYNALVTAMQTVGSYSTTAGSSTPTVGTLFGDSALNSIQTQLSSMLGGSVSSNGVTATLSSLGISVSDGSDGATAGDLVINQATLTTTLSSKPGVAASLFNSTNGLGAKMNNAITSIMSTHGVLTQSENSVTSTLTSLSSQQSALAAYAKTLTTQYNAQFTQLNTVLAAMTTNQNYLTQLFGGTNSAGALATNK; encoded by the coding sequence ATGTCCACGATTTCGAGCAGCACTTCCCAAGCCAGCAACAACCAGCTGTCCAGCAACGCCGCGCTGCAGGAAGCCGCCCAGTCGATCATCAGCGGCTCGACCGGCAACACCGGCCTCAACGTCACCACCCTCGTCACCGCGCTCGTCAATTCGAAGACGGCCGCGCAGGCGAGCCTGCTGTCGACCGCGATCGCGCAGAACCAGAACAAGTCGCAGGCCTACACGGCGCTGCAAACGGCGCTGACGACGCTGCAGTCGTCGCTCACCACGCTTTCGGACGGCTCCTTCGCCCAGACCTTCACGGCCACCGCCTCGGGCACCGGCCTGACCGCGACGGCCGGCTCCGGCGCCGTGGCCGGCACCTACCAGATCGGCGTGACGCAGATTGCCCAGTCGCAGTCGCTGTCGTCGCCGGCATTCGGCGCGAACAAGCAGCTCGGCGCCGGCACCCTGACGCTAAGCATCAACGGCAAGTCGTCGACCGTCAACATCAACTCGAACAACAACACGCTGGCCGGCATCAAGGACGCGATCAACAACGCGAGCGACAATCCCGGCGTGACGGCCACCATCGTCAACGGTGCCGACGGCGCCCACCTGGTGCTGAGCTCGGCCAACAGCGGCGCGGCCAACGCCATCAGCGTGAGCGTAAACGCCACCACCGACAACGGCCTGTCGGAGCTCGGCGTCACCTCCAAGTCGAGCACCACCGGCGGCCAGTCGACCATCACCTCGGCCGGCACCACGGCAGCCACCTCGTGGACCCAGTCGACCGCCGCGCAGGACGCGCAATTCACGGTGGGCGGCATCGCGAACTCGAGCGCGACCAACACGGTGACCTCGGCGATCGCCGGCGTCACGCTGAACCTCACGCAGGCAGCGGTCTCGACCGCCACGCCGGCCACCACGCAGACGCTGACCATCGCCGCCGACACCACCAAGCAGACGGCCGCGATCACGACCTTCGTGCAGAACTACAACGCGCTCGTCACGGCGATGCAGACGGTCGGCTCGTACAGCACCACCGCCGGCAGCAGCACGCCCACGGTCGGCACGCTGTTCGGCGATTCGGCGCTCAACTCGATCCAGACGCAGCTGTCGTCGATGCTCGGCGGCTCGGTCAGCAGCAACGGCGTGACCGCCACGCTGAGCTCGCTCGGCATCTCGGTGTCGGACGGCTCCGACGGCGCGACGGCGGGCGACCTGGTGATCAACCAGGCAACGCTGACCACCACGCTGTCGAGCAAACCGGGCGTGGCCGCGTCGCTGTTCAACAGCACCAACGGCCTCGGCGCGAAGATGAACAACGCGATCACGTCGATCATGTCCACCCATGGCGTGCTCACGCAAAGCGAGAACTCCGTCACCTCGACGCTGACGAGCCTGAGCAGCCAGCAGAGCGCGCTGGCCGCCTACGCTAAGACGCTGACCACCCAGTACAACGCCCAGTTCACGCAACTGAACACGGTGCTGGCCGCGATGACGACCAACCAGAACTACCTGACCCAGCTGTTCGGCGGCACCAACAGCGCCGGCGCGCTCGCCACCAACAAGTAA
- a CDS encoding SDR family NAD(P)-dependent oxidoreductase: MTVFSDHALAGGTYLVTGASSGLGRATAVAIARAGGRVIAGGRDAARLADTFAALPGNGHRAEVRALDDADLTAEWISTLTETHGALAGVFHAAGIELIRPARMTKQAQLDDTFASSLFAAFGIARAAAKKGVLADGASLVLMSSVAASTGQVGMTAYSAAKAGVEGLMRSLACELAPRRIRVNAIAAGAVRTEMHARLTRGSPDEAVAAYESSHLLGFGEPEDVANAALFLLSDASRWVTGTALVVDGGYRVR; the protein is encoded by the coding sequence ATGACCGTCTTCTCCGATCACGCCCTCGCGGGCGGCACCTACCTCGTCACCGGCGCCTCGTCGGGCCTCGGCCGCGCCACCGCGGTGGCGATCGCGCGCGCCGGCGGCCGCGTGATCGCCGGCGGGCGCGACGCCGCGCGCCTCGCCGACACGTTCGCGGCGCTGCCCGGCAACGGCCATCGCGCCGAAGTGCGCGCGCTCGACGACGCCGACCTCACCGCCGAATGGATCTCGACACTGACCGAGACGCACGGCGCACTGGCAGGCGTGTTCCACGCGGCCGGCATCGAGCTGATCCGCCCCGCACGCATGACCAAGCAGGCGCAGCTCGACGATACGTTCGCCAGCAGCCTGTTTGCGGCGTTCGGCATCGCCCGCGCGGCGGCGAAGAAGGGCGTGCTGGCCGACGGCGCCTCGCTGGTGCTGATGTCGTCGGTGGCCGCCTCGACGGGACAAGTCGGGATGACCGCCTATTCGGCCGCCAAGGCCGGCGTGGAAGGGCTGATGCGCTCGCTCGCCTGCGAACTCGCGCCGCGCCGAATCCGCGTCAACGCGATCGCGGCCGGCGCGGTGCGCACCGAAATGCATGCGCGGCTCACGCGCGGCAGCCCCGACGAGGCGGTGGCCGCCTACGAGTCGAGCCACCTGCTCGGCTTCGGCGAGCCCGAGGACGTGGCTAATGCCGCGCTGTTCCTGCTGTCCGACGCGAGCCGCTGGGTGACCGGCACGGCGCTCGTCGTGGACGGCGGCTACCGGGTACGCTGA
- a CDS encoding tetratricopeptide repeat protein, producing the protein MSDPMPSTRSAPDDPQFDADIALVMQSAIACHHNGEFADAKAMYEVVIAARPNHADARYNLAVLNVQTGNPEAALPHFEVALGVDPNNGQFWVAYINAQIEAGRAAAAWAMIGMCQQRGIRGPALDGLIQRLSISEEGRAATVGTAAAGHTVAATPAPAADEAPVNADPRGGLARRPTQQDITRFTALYNKGRYADAVKHARTMTERYPGSAYAWKSLSNALHKHGEYLAAAEPLARATTLDPADVVLGTLYADVLRLANRLADSEREARRVIAVDDSHAEAWRVLNMTLLAQGRSTEAIAAGNRSVELAPDSLQMYGSLGVALSELGATLEAEQAFRRAHELMPRDAAMHSNLLFCMTHDPQLDSETIFAAHRRFADIHEAPVRSRWPRHPNKRDPERKLRVGIISGDLFNHAVSSYVMPILEVLHRDPSLSLHVYHNHTTEDGVTERMRGWTDSWLQVAGLTDDRLVERIRSDRIDIMLDLSSHTGRNRLTALARKPAPVQITWVGYPGTTGLDAMDYYFADRYGVPFGEMERQYTEKIIHLPAGGTFKPVDNAPPVNLLPALHNGFVTFGSFNRLNKLRREVIAVWARILHAVPNSRMRVGSVPRVGGVDMLLEWFTAEGIAHQRLDLQPRAPAAVYLQQHHHVDFCLDTFPYTGSTTALNALWMGVPTLTIRGGTLASRAGAVWMSSVGLEQFVADSPDDFVARGIALANDVQGLAAVRRGLRDRCRQSPGFQPERIANAVSDAFRMAWRRWCADEAPAPFTVPERAATGASADSAAAETALTGDA; encoded by the coding sequence ATGTCCGACCCGATGCCGTCCACCCGCTCCGCGCCCGATGATCCGCAGTTCGACGCGGACATCGCGCTCGTGATGCAGAGCGCGATCGCCTGCCATCACAACGGCGAGTTCGCCGATGCCAAGGCCATGTACGAGGTGGTCATCGCGGCCCGGCCGAACCACGCGGACGCACGCTACAACCTGGCGGTGCTGAACGTGCAGACCGGCAACCCGGAGGCGGCGCTGCCGCACTTCGAAGTCGCGCTCGGCGTCGATCCGAACAACGGCCAGTTCTGGGTGGCCTACATCAACGCGCAGATCGAGGCGGGCCGCGCGGCGGCCGCCTGGGCGATGATCGGCATGTGCCAGCAGCGCGGCATCCGCGGCCCGGCGCTCGACGGCCTGATCCAGCGCCTGTCGATCTCGGAGGAGGGACGCGCGGCCACGGTCGGCACCGCCGCCGCCGGCCACACGGTGGCGGCCACGCCCGCGCCCGCCGCCGACGAGGCGCCGGTCAACGCGGACCCGCGCGGCGGCCTCGCGCGCCGGCCGACCCAGCAGGACATCACGCGCTTCACCGCGCTCTACAACAAAGGCCGCTACGCCGACGCGGTCAAGCACGCACGCACCATGACGGAGCGCTATCCGGGTAGCGCCTATGCCTGGAAGTCGCTCAGCAACGCGCTGCACAAGCATGGCGAGTATCTGGCCGCAGCCGAGCCGCTGGCACGCGCCACCACGCTCGATCCCGCCGACGTGGTGCTCGGCACGCTCTATGCGGACGTGCTGCGCCTGGCCAACCGGCTCGCCGATTCCGAGCGCGAAGCGCGCCGCGTGATCGCGGTGGACGACAGCCATGCCGAAGCGTGGCGCGTGCTGAACATGACGTTGCTCGCGCAGGGCCGCAGCACCGAGGCGATCGCGGCCGGCAACCGCTCGGTCGAACTCGCGCCCGATTCGCTGCAGATGTACGGCTCGCTCGGCGTGGCGCTGAGCGAACTGGGCGCCACCCTGGAGGCCGAACAGGCGTTCCGCCGTGCCCACGAGCTGATGCCGCGCGACGCCGCGATGCACAGCAACCTGCTGTTCTGCATGACCCATGATCCGCAGCTCGACAGCGAGACGATCTTCGCCGCGCACCGTCGCTTCGCCGACATTCACGAGGCGCCGGTACGCTCGCGCTGGCCGCGTCACCCCAACAAGCGCGATCCGGAGCGCAAGCTGCGCGTCGGCATCATCTCGGGTGACCTGTTCAATCACGCGGTGTCGTCATACGTCATGCCGATCCTGGAAGTGCTGCACCGCGATCCGTCTCTGTCGCTGCACGTCTACCACAATCACACCACCGAGGACGGCGTCACCGAGCGCATGCGCGGCTGGACCGACAGCTGGCTGCAGGTGGCGGGCCTGACCGACGACCGTCTGGTCGAGCGGATCCGCTCCGACCGTATCGACATCATGCTCGACCTGTCGAGCCACACCGGCCGCAACCGCCTGACCGCACTCGCGCGCAAGCCCGCGCCCGTGCAAATCACCTGGGTCGGCTATCCCGGCACGACCGGGCTCGACGCGATGGACTACTACTTCGCGGACCGCTACGGCGTGCCGTTCGGCGAGATGGAGCGCCAGTACACCGAAAAAATCATCCACCTGCCGGCGGGCGGTACCTTCAAGCCCGTCGACAACGCCCCACCCGTCAACCTCCTGCCCGCGCTGCACAACGGCTTCGTGACGTTCGGCAGCTTTAACCGTCTGAACAAGCTGCGCCGCGAGGTGATCGCAGTGTGGGCGCGGATTCTGCACGCGGTGCCGAACTCGCGCATGCGGGTCGGCTCGGTTCCGCGCGTGGGCGGTGTGGACATGCTGCTCGAATGGTTCACGGCCGAGGGCATCGCACACCAACGGCTCGACCTGCAGCCGCGCGCGCCGGCCGCCGTCTACCTGCAGCAGCATCACCACGTCGATTTCTGCCTCGACACCTTCCCGTACACCGGCTCGACCACCGCGCTCAACGCGCTCTGGATGGGCGTGCCGACTCTGACGATCCGCGGCGGCACGCTGGCGAGCCGCGCAGGCGCGGTCTGGATGTCGTCGGTTGGACTCGAGCAGTTCGTGGCGGACAGCCCCGACGATTTCGTCGCCCGCGGCATCGCGCTCGCCAATGACGTACAAGGACTCGCCGCGGTGCGACGCGGCCTACGCGATCGCTGCCGGCAGTCGCCGGGCTTCCAGCCCGAGCGCATCGCCAACGCGGTGTCCGACGCGTTCCGGATGGCCTGGCGGCGCTGGTGTGCCGACGAGGCGCCGGCCCCGTTCACGGTGCCGGAGCGCGCCGCTACCGGCGCCAGCGCCGATTCCGCGGCCGCCGAGACCGCCCTCACCGGAGACGCATGA
- the vioA gene encoding dTDP-4-amino-4,6-dideoxy-D-glucose aminotransferase VioA, with translation MNALPLRVVEPQADERIYVTQPHLPPLAEFLPYLEQIWDSKVLTNGGPFHQRLEQALCEYLGVKHLALFTNGTLALVTALQALRITGEVITTPYSFVATAHSLLWNGIKPVFVDIDPHTLNLDPKKIEAAITPQTAAIMPVHCYGRPCDVEAIRRIADNYNLKVIYDAAHAFGVQMHDSSVLEHGDLSILSFHATKVFNTFEGGAIICPDAKTKQHIDHLKNFGFVDEVTVVAPGINAKMSEINAAFGLLQLEYVDDALARRAAIDARYRELLADVPGIRCVPPVDVKVFNHSYFPILVDEPFPLSRDALYQHLRDHEIYSRRYFYPLISDFPNYRGQPSAHPDNLPVARDTSRRVLCLPIYPELSDANVERIVSLIAEAR, from the coding sequence ATGAACGCCCTGCCGTTACGCGTAGTCGAGCCCCAGGCCGATGAACGCATCTATGTGACGCAGCCGCACCTGCCGCCGCTGGCCGAGTTCCTGCCGTATCTGGAACAGATCTGGGACAGCAAGGTGCTCACCAACGGCGGCCCGTTTCATCAGAGGCTCGAGCAGGCGCTCTGCGAGTATCTCGGCGTCAAGCACCTGGCGCTGTTCACGAACGGCACGCTGGCGCTGGTCACGGCGCTGCAGGCGCTGCGCATCACCGGCGAGGTGATCACCACGCCGTATTCGTTCGTCGCCACCGCGCACTCGCTGCTGTGGAACGGCATCAAGCCGGTGTTCGTCGACATCGACCCGCACACGCTGAACCTCGATCCGAAAAAGATCGAGGCGGCCATCACGCCACAGACGGCCGCCATCATGCCGGTGCACTGCTATGGCCGGCCGTGCGACGTGGAGGCGATCCGCCGCATCGCCGACAACTACAACCTGAAGGTGATCTACGACGCCGCGCACGCCTTCGGCGTGCAGATGCACGACAGCAGCGTGCTGGAGCACGGCGACCTGTCGATCCTGAGCTTCCACGCCACCAAGGTATTCAACACCTTCGAGGGCGGCGCGATCATCTGCCCGGACGCGAAGACCAAGCAACACATCGATCACCTGAAGAACTTCGGCTTCGTCGACGAAGTGACGGTGGTAGCCCCCGGCATCAACGCCAAGATGAGCGAGATCAACGCGGCGTTCGGGCTGCTGCAGCTGGAGTACGTCGACGACGCGCTCGCCAGGCGCGCCGCGATCGACGCGCGCTATCGAGAACTGCTGGCCGACGTGCCGGGAATCCGCTGCGTGCCGCCGGTGGACGTTAAGGTGTTCAATCACTCGTACTTTCCGATTCTGGTGGACGAGCCATTCCCGCTCTCGCGCGACGCGCTCTATCAACACCTGCGCGATCACGAGATCTACAGCCGCCGCTACTTCTATCCGCTGATCTCGGATTTCCCGAACTACCGCGGCCAGCCCTCCGCACATCCGGACAACCTGCCGGTGGCGCGCGACACGTCGCGCCGGGTGCTCTGCCTGCCGATCTATCCGGAACTGTCGGACGCCAACGTGGAACGCATCGTCTCTCTGATTGCGGAGGCGCGCTGA
- a CDS encoding ketoacyl-ACP synthase III: MNAPLAFAGRELRSGGARIAGVVSCVPSHELANDAFVERFGEAAVRDVVKMVGVERRRVAAAGQTAGDLCRTAGDHLLRGLGWQAEEVDAVLFVSQTPDYRLPGTAFVLQAAWGLPAASIALDINLGCSGYPQALWLGMNLIRSGAARRVLLAVGDTISKLVDPDDRATALLFGDAGTVTALEADETAEDAVFVIGSDGAGVPNLIVPGGGCRESVVAGTAADAPQAAPGADPQLAGRSRAHLFMNGGEIFNFTLRRIPPLVARTLELAGHGVPDYDAFLFHQANLFMLKHLAKKAGLPGERVPVNLNTYGNTSCASIPLLMTTELRGTLATQRQRLALFGFGVGYSWASASLVAGPLAVVDTIES, translated from the coding sequence TTGAACGCGCCGCTCGCCTTCGCCGGCCGGGAGCTGCGCTCCGGCGGCGCACGCATCGCCGGGGTGGTATCGTGCGTGCCCTCGCACGAGCTCGCCAACGACGCCTTCGTCGAACGTTTCGGCGAGGCTGCCGTGCGAGACGTGGTCAAGATGGTCGGCGTCGAGCGCCGCCGCGTGGCCGCCGCCGGCCAAACTGCCGGCGACCTGTGCCGCACCGCCGGCGACCATCTGCTGCGCGGCCTCGGCTGGCAAGCCGAAGAGGTCGACGCGGTGCTGTTCGTCTCGCAGACGCCCGACTACCGGCTACCCGGTACCGCGTTCGTGCTGCAGGCCGCCTGGGGGCTGCCCGCCGCCTCGATCGCGCTCGACATCAATCTCGGCTGCTCGGGCTACCCACAGGCGCTCTGGCTCGGCATGAATCTGATCCGCAGCGGCGCCGCGCGGCGTGTGCTGCTGGCGGTGGGTGACACCATCAGCAAGCTGGTCGATCCCGACGACCGCGCCACCGCCCTGCTGTTCGGCGACGCCGGCACGGTCACCGCGCTCGAGGCCGACGAGACGGCCGAGGACGCCGTATTCGTGATCGGCTCGGACGGGGCCGGCGTGCCGAACCTGATCGTGCCGGGCGGCGGCTGCCGGGAAAGCGTGGTCGCCGGCACTGCGGCCGACGCGCCGCAAGCCGCGCCCGGGGCCGACCCGCAGCTCGCGGGCCGCTCGCGCGCGCACCTGTTCATGAACGGCGGCGAAATCTTCAACTTCACGCTGCGGCGCATACCGCCGCTCGTCGCGCGCACGCTCGAGCTGGCCGGGCACGGCGTGCCGGACTATGACGCGTTCCTGTTCCATCAAGCCAATCTGTTCATGCTCAAGCATCTGGCGAAGAAGGCTGGCCTGCCGGGCGAGCGCGTCCCCGTCAACCTGAACACCTACGGCAACACGAGCTGCGCGTCGATCCCGCTCCTGATGACCACCGAACTGCGCGGGACGCTCGCCACGCAACGCCAGCGTCTGGCCCTGTTCGGCTTCGGGGTCGGCTACTCGTGGGCCTCGGCCTCGCTCGTGGCCGGCCCGCTTGCCGTCGTCGACACCATCGAATCATGA
- the rpsU gene encoding 30S ribosomal protein S21 → MTTILLKENEPFEVAIRRFRRAIEKNGLIAELRERQSYEKPTAVRKRKKAAAVKRLHKRLRSQMLPKKLH, encoded by the coding sequence ATGACGACGATTCTTCTGAAGGAAAACGAGCCGTTCGAAGTAGCGATTCGCCGCTTTCGCCGCGCGATCGAAAAGAACGGCCTGATCGCTGAACTGCGTGAGCGCCAGTCTTACGAAAAGCCGACGGCGGTGCGCAAGCGCAAGAAGGCCGCGGCAGTCAAGCGCCTGCACAAGCGCCTGCGCAGCCAGATGCTGCCGAAGAAGCTCCACTAA